The region TTTGGGTACATTTCATAAACCTCTGGTTACTTTTATGAATTTGTTCTTACAATTAAACTTGTAACTTGGGacttttgtgtctgttttcacttcagCTCGATCAGTCTTCCAGGAATATCTGCAAATGAAAATCACTGCTGATCACAAATCTGCTTCTTGTTTCACCCTGATGATGTTTCCTGTTCCCTCTTGCTTCATTCATCCTCTGACTTCCCTATCCTTCACTTCTCTATCCttcacttcttcctctttctgtcactTCAGTCCAAACCCTCTCAACTGACGGGAAATACGTCAAAAATGAGAACTCGAACAGTACTTATTGTGCTGTCAGTTAAGTCATCAATACAGTACATCTtcatgtagaaatgatgcatattttatattatacTTATCTGCCAACCATAGGTGTCAAAAATATGTAGTGGAGTGATGGGAAAAATACAGTGCTGCCCTCTGAGTTGTAGTGGAGTCATTTCAAATGGTACAAGCAGGCCTGTGTACATCAAAACCAAACAAATTACTCTACCTATAATATTGAATGCAAAGTAGTTTCTGTATAGATATAGAACTACAGTTGTAATTTTTCAGTTAATTTTGTTTTACCTAGTTGCCAGTCACAGAGGGTGGGGTCAAAAACAGGAACTAGAGAAACAATCTCTtcctcagaaaaaaataaggaaacaaaagtgccaaagaaagaaagagattaaAAGCCACAGGCTGTGTAATTAAAACAGACAGGtacatcagactgcaggagagaCTGTGCAGGTGTGTATTATGGTGTTGCTGCTATGATGTGAGTATTAAGAGTGTGTTTTACTTGTAGGATTGAGGACTGATTAGAGGAAAGTATTTCTGAGCTTGTTATACCTGAGCATCACAGAGAAGTATGTCAAGGTGTTTGACATCAGAGTATTGTGTAGTCAGTGTTTGCTACATAAAAGCATAGTATTAGTCAAAGTATAGTCAAAGTGTGGCATATCAAAGTCTAGTGTATAAGTGTGGTAGCCTAAGTGCATTGTACTCAAAGTGAAGAATGATGCGAATAGTATTTTGGTCTGTAGTGTATTTGAGCTTAGAAATGTTTTGAGTAATATAATGGCGTCTTGAGGATAGAAGAAAAGTAGATCTGGTCAGTACATCATAAAATAGTGTATTTGAATAAAGTATACTGCAGTGTGATATATCTGAGTGTAGTTTGTCTCAAGGTTGTATGTCACATGCTAGTTTATTGGAGTGAAGTATATCAGAAAGTGTATCAGAGTGTAGTATATTGAAGGGTTGTATCTCAACGTCGTGCTTTAGAGTGCAGTACATCATAGGGTAGTGTGTCACAGTGTAGTATACCTAAGATTTGTggttagaatcagaatcagaatgtgGTTTATTGAAGCAAGGTGCTTCAGGGTGTAATAGATAAAAGTGTGTATTAGATCACAGTGTAGTTAGTCAGAGTGGGGTTTATTGGAGTAGAAAGTATCTCATAGTAGTGCAAAGCAGCTAACGATGGACGGAGTGTGTGAGGACGACCTCTGCTGGCTGCAACTGGATGATTACAGGATGCTGctcattaaaaacattgatcCTTCAAGAATCACTCCATACCTCCGACAGTGCCAGGTAAgtattcttcctcctcctgctcccctaCTTATACATACTCGTATACATCTTCTTCCCACTACCTTACACCTCTCAGtgaagcccctttcacacatgaactgaGATTATTAGATAGATTCAAGATATTCTTCTCAGTGGTGGCCAGGGCCACtgtagaaatctgattggccaccccaaaatcctaacCTATGATTTGCTATTTGTGGCTTCCTCAGAGGTTGGACTTCCAGTAGctgtctttacatttcaatgtTGCACATGTCCTTTTGTTAGAGCTTTAGACAAACATCTTTTTGAGTCATTATTAATAAAGCTAGGAAGATGTCAATGTTGCCACtctgtttttttactgtttaaagGTAAACTATTAGACACGTTAATATAATAATGGTTTGAAAGGCTATTTTAAGTATCAAAAGTACTTCTTACTGGTGAAGacagaaagggtaaataaatgcCATGTATTGCTCTTTGTGCACACTTCTCCCAGGAATTGTTGAGtgtcaaacactttatttccTGTATGCTGGTGTATTTTATGCACGTATTTGAATAGTAaaggaaaaactaaaaactgatGGGTTATTTCATCCCAGTAATACATTTCTCACTTGAACTTTGGTGCTATCATTCATTTGGAAGTCTTACATGGGCACAGAAAAGGTATTCTTCTTTGCTTTTGATCATCTAGATTTTGACATAAGATGGGGTTCCACCTTGGATTTCTATGTTATCATCCAGAATTTTAACAAATGGGGATATACTTTATATTTTCAACCTAGttggaaatgttctttttgtcaTTTGGTCCAGTAAAGAGCATGGTAGGTCCAGATAATAATCTGTGCATTGTTGTCGCTAGCTTGAAGTCATGAAGTCGAGGCATCAGTGCAGAAGTTTGTGATGTTTACAGCTTTTGGTCATCCTTACACATAACAGGAATATAAAAACAGcaatcatgtgtgtgtatgaactcTTACCTGTCTGAATTAAGCAGAGAAACTTTGCTCAACATGAACAATGTTATTACCCGCCCACTCGCTTGCTATGAATGTTCCAGACTATTGGTGCTGGGTTCacatatcaacaacaaacacGCTTTTAACTCGGAGGCTGGCAGAAATAAGTCTGCAGAATGTTGGGGTGAACagattcagtgtttgtgttcaaaaaTTCCATCGCATCCGGATGGATGTCGTAACATTTTTCCAGGTGTAGTGCATActgtgtgaaaggggctaaaGTTATGTATACGCTCACTGAAACTCTTACTGCCACTCCAATGACTGAGACTCAGACAGTGTCAGTGTCCTAGACCGGCACCGCATCGTATGCTCTCATACATCTATAATGCCCCACCTACTTCTAAAAtgtgtctgcccccccccccccccttctgtaaCTTCTCCTCTAActaattttcttcttctcctctgtgattACCTTATCCCAATTCTGTCCCTTTTTCATTGAGTTTGTACTCTTTGTTCTCCTCTGTGGCTTCATAGCACGCAGCAGCTTCTCACCCATCTGCTTTATACTTGTATGTTGATTAGGTGATAAGTGCTGAGGATGAGGAGCAGCTCTTCAACGACCCCGCCCTTGTCGTCAGGAGGAGAAAAGTTGGTAAGTTGTTCACTCAACACCTGTGTCAAGTTTTCTCTTGACCTGACACCACAAAGCCCCTGGAGCATTGCACACTGCAGTCAAAACGAAGTCAATGCCAAATCCAAGAGGTCGATCAAAGTGAGGTTGTATCAAAGTGGTCCATGTTAGTCATGACATGACAGAAGTGTCAATATGAAATGAGCTTGCAGATTTTTCTggctaaccactaggccaactGTGCCCCATCATTACGTCATTTTTAAGTCACATTTTAAGCTCAGCAGAAAGTTTACATCAAGGTGACTTGTTGAATCACGAAGGTCATGTCTGTGACACTACTTCaaccatgtcattccccactctctctctccctgatttccgactctgtccatctctcaattaaaggcacaaaaagcccaaaaataaatcttgaaaaaaggGTTTACCATGAAGTGTTGAAAGCACTCATGACTCACTTGCTGACCGTACCATTATCTTGACTTTCACAGGAGCCCTGCTGGACATCCTGCAGAGGACCGGAGTCAAGGGTTACACAGCCTTCCTGGAGAGTCTGGAGCTGGATTACCCTCAACTGTACAGCCGCATCACTGGGAAGGAGCCCAACAAGACCTTCAGCATCCTTATTGGTCTGTTTAACTGTTTGCTTGTTCACCTGCCTAAATGACTCAGTTTAACTATCAATAATTCTGCTGTAAACATCacgtctgtctttctgtttagACACTGCTGGTGAATCTGGTCTTACTCAGTTCTTGATGTCAGAGCTCAGtcgtctgcagagggcgctgcaGGATGAGAGGAGGCGACGCCAGCAAGCTTGCTCTGTCGCCAATGAACAGGTCTATTTGATACTGAGGATGAGTCGTTGAAGATGTATATCACTGAGTTGTCTGAGGACAGATGGCAGTTAAAACactgacgtttttttttgttgtatggGTTCGTTGGTGTCTCCAGGAGGTGTGGTCTCGGCAGCAGAAGCTTAgggacagagagctgaggaagCTTACTGAGCGGATTCATAAGGTTCGGGAGGAGCGGGAGAGGCTGAACGAGGAGGTGAAGCAGCTCAGAGATCACAACTACAGTCTGATGGCAGACATCAATACTCTGAGTCAGGAGAAGAGCAACGCCCAACTGGCCAACAGAGACCTGCAGATAGAGGTCAGCTAAATCCTACTCCACCTAAACACAGGGCGGCATGTagagctgacctctgacccctgacctctgTACATTCTTGCAGGTGGAACGTCTAAAACACACAGTTGTGCGGGCTGAAAGTCAGACTCGACTGCTGAGACGACGAACACTGAGACCTCTGCAACAGGTAGAAAGACTCCTTCAGCTATAACATTACATGACTGGCCTTCAATATTTAAATCCAACTGTGGTAACACTTTCCAATACAGTTCATAATTGTGCAAAGTTCCTGGGGAATTAATGAGGAACTAATTACAAGTTAATGAAGATATGATAcaaaagattattattttttgcatttgaatacattatatgacatttaaagagcataaaaaaagaaaataaaaaaaacagaggaaaactaacaaacagacaaaaagaaaacaaagaaaaatagaaaacatggGTTAAAAAAACCCATAGCTGATTACATAAATCTCAGATACAGTAGCTGATCGCTGTATGATTCGATTTAGTGTATGAATGGCAACCAGGTACTGTAAATTCACTCATATTTAATTCATATGCACCTCTGTAAATATCGATGAGGGAAATTACTAACAGCTTATGTCATTTTTAGAGCAGGAGCCTGGCTCTTCCCCCGGAGACCTTCTTCCACCCAAACAGACCTGAGGAGTTTAAAGAGGAGAAACTGGAGgataaaaaagaggagaagcaggaagtgaaaaaggaggagaagcaggagacacagcagcagcaaacacagcaaaagcagcagcaacagccgCAACAGCAGGAGAGTCCAGCTCTTCCTCAGATGAACCTCCTCACTACAATGTTTAGGTTGAGAAAAGATCTCCACAGAGCGGAGGAGCAGAGAGCAAGGGTacgaaagaggagagaggggttGAGGTCGATATGACTCAGGACCAGTgttcatttgtacattttaaaacagaaaagagggaGGCTTATTGAGCAGGCTTTTGACTTAAGTTTTTCTTTACACTGACgattcagttttgtttgtgctAGAGGAATTTGTGTTTGAAATCATCTCAACACATCATATCTGTCTCAAATGTTGAAATAGAACAAAATGTCTCTTGATGCAAGTTTATTCCTGTCGTGATTTGGACAATAATCGCCTCTGATATGTTGATTCAGCAGCAGTCCAGAGTACAAACTATTACAATAAGTTACATTTTAACACAATGAAAGAGCACAATCACAGCAAGTACTTAACATTTCAACACAGTTATTCAGCTTAGCATGAATATGTAAATTTCACCTGAATATTTACAGGTGTTTCAGAGTATCTGGTCCAACAGGTAGAATGCCAGACAGAGTCATTAACCCTGAAACCTAGCAATATGATGGGGATCCGATCTGAAACTGGATTTCTTTGATTTCAGTATCttgaagaaaaggaggagctggagctgcGGTGTGCTCAGCTAAAGGGAGACACCAGGATGTACCGTCAACGCAACAAACAAACcctcagacagctggaggaggtgatcagagagagagacaaggtgaggaggagggaaatctgtgtttttatctgtaatTTTGCTGCCatcattatctttattttaattcttaTCGCGCTTCTTGGGGTTATTTTTCTCCTGAATTCTTTACATGTTGTTTACTTTTCTAtatgtagtttgtgtgtgtagtttaCGTGTTCATGACGGTGGACTCTGATTTATATTCAAGGCTCTGTCATCACGggcagagcagcaggaggaggcgCGGCTGCTCCTGCAGGAGAAAGACCAGTACAGAGAGCAGGTCAGACAGATTACTGAACAATCAGATAAACTAGAGCTTCTCCTGCTGAGGACACAGGGGGAGGAGCTACAGCTGAGGGCACGCCTCCGCAGACTCACCTGCAACACACACCAGGTAACGCGGAAGAAGGTGATGAACGTGTCAATGATAATGTAATTATGATGTAATGATGAAGGCTTTCTCATTCAGGGTGAGAGGAGTGTGAgcagtgaggaagaagaggatccCAATAAGAGCAATACAATAGGTAAAAGACATGTCTGACATGTGACCTACTGTTATATTAAAGCATCTCATGTGACCTAGTGTGATCATGTGACCTGCTGTATTCAGGAAGCAGTGAGGAGGTCCGCAGTGGAACTTCTGGGGAGAATGAGGAGGCTGCAgcattgcagcagcacagctcTCCTCTAGGAGGAGCCCCAGAACTTCAAGAGAAGGCCAGCAGTGCTGCATCATGGGTAATTTAACTGAAGGTCAAGTTTGTGTCTGATGCGTCACCCCACATTTGTCAAACTTCTGCAAGTAGTTTATAAGTAATACAGTACCTGATGAGGTGTCCATTAACAGGAATTTCTTGACAACATGGAATCAGCTTCAGCAAAGGGCCAATAATCCGTCATTATGGTCACCTTGATggccttttttttgtgcttacATAGTCTAATGTTGAAGAAAAACCAACCAAGAGATGTACTGTGatctgcaaaataactttttttgtcaatgggGTCTTATGGCTTtgaatagaaaatatttttctatttctgttaaaaataaaaagtttgtatAGGGGATAAAAAGTGGATGCAGTCTGAAGCAACAGAGATGTTTCTcacttttcatttaattaaagtTCATATCACCTCTACCTGTCCTGATCTTTTTCTTCCTGTCTTTCTGCCTGCCTGCTTCGGTGTCCTTTTCtttgtctatctgtctgtctgcaggaggaggaggagactgacggCTCTGTGACCGGCAAGAGTCGACCAAACTTCTTTTATCGCAGGTTTGCCTTGATTAAATAACTCTGGcttaaaatatatatcaaaATGTCTTATTAAGCTTGTTCTCTTCTCTATATTGACAGGAAGCAGGCTCTCAGGTCAAAACCCATTTTTAAGGAGTACACAGTGGATAACATTGAGGACAGCAGTGACATCACCGACTCTGACTGAACACAAGCTGGTGCTACACAAGATGCTGAATtcttttaacaaaaataaacgtttatttttttctttcagagctTTTTCTactcattattttattttcagcttgATGTAATTTCATCTGTATTAAAAACCATGTCTATCTCTGTGTAACAAACCTCAGATAGGTGTGTTCAGTTCAGAAGCTTTCTAATAAAACTGTCCTGAGCTGAGGTGATATTTTGTTATGTGTAAGATTGTGCTCATGTTTGTTATcagcaagaaataaaaacagaatgaaacaataataaatacTCAATCACCACTGTGCCCTTTAGACGtcatatattatttataaaacgATCTGATAAGATTATCTTTCACACCTTTAACATTTGCTTTTGAACGTGATTTCTGTCCAGGGCACAAACacgtttttttccccactctactcccagagtgtgtgtggcaTTAAGTTTCACAGAGTTTGGTGTGGAAATTATCTTGTACACTGACAATTGTGATTACAATCTACATTGTTGTGTAGAAGCTCAAATTTGACATATTGGCTCTTATTATCGAATGAAACAAATTAGCCTAATGCACAACAAAACATACCAGACAAATACCAAATACAAAGACTAATGTGGTTCAACCTCAGATTGATTTACGTCTGCAAGTTATTatcaatcttaaaaaaaaaaagaagttagaaaaattaaaaaaaaatgtcatcaaactTACATCAGTAGGCTACATTCAGGATGTACGACTTTCTCCGTGGACAGCATACGTCACAACGTTTCCGGAATGCTTGTCGCCATGGTGACAGAGAGACGCTTGGGCTTTCTGATTGAAGCGTAAACAGTTTGAGTCAAAACTAGCTGACTCATATTCAcgaaaaaaattaagaaataaaagaat is a window of Labrus mixtus chromosome 5, fLabMix1.1, whole genome shotgun sequence DNA encoding:
- the card9 gene encoding caspase recruitment domain-containing protein 9 is translated as MDGVCEDDLCWLQLDDYRMLLIKNIDPSRITPYLRQCQVISAEDEEQLFNDPALVVRRRKVGALLDILQRTGVKGYTAFLESLELDYPQLYSRITGKEPNKTFSILIDTAGESGLTQFLMSELSRLQRALQDERRRRQQACSVANEQEVWSRQQKLRDRELRKLTERIHKVREERERLNEEVKQLRDHNYSLMADINTLSQEKSNAQLANRDLQIEVERLKHTVVRAESQTRLLRRRTLRPLQQSRSLALPPETFFHPNRPEEFKEEKLEDKKEEKQEVKKEEKQETQQQQTQQKQQQQPQQQESPALPQMNLLTTMFRLRKDLHRAEEQRARYLEEKEELELRCAQLKGDTRMYRQRNKQTLRQLEEVIRERDKALSSRAEQQEEARLLLQEKDQYREQVRQITEQSDKLELLLLRTQGEELQLRARLRRLTCNTHQGERSVSSEEEEDPNKSNTIGSSEEVRSGTSGENEEAAALQQHSSPLGGAPELQEKASSAASWEEEETDGSVTGKSRPNFFYRRKQALRSKPIFKEYTVDNIEDSSDITDSD